The Verrucomicrobiia bacterium genome has a window encoding:
- a CDS encoding beta-xylosidase: MKKFAAVLVALSFFLQQTFAADPAEFPVTIHVDAAQPRGELTPIWRFFGYDEANYTYMTDGKKLLTELSQLGAPQVYIRCHHLLTSGDGAPALKWSSTGIYSEDTNGNPIYNWTIVDRIFDTYLERGLKPYAQLGFMPEALSTHPQDYPHDPPANERAPVEAGQAYPPKDYAKWGELAYQWTKHCVEKYGAGEVAKWYWEVWNEPNIGYWHGSHADYFRLYDYAVAGVRRALPSARVGGPETAGGPGGKFLREFLEHCARGTNYVDGKIGAPLDFISFHAKGSPVFTNDHVRMGMANQFRNINDAFAVIASFPEYKKTPIVIGESDPEGCAACREPRDAYRNGTMYSSYTAASFPREYDLAAEHGVNLLGALTWAFEFEDQPYFAGFRALASHGLDLPVLNVFRMFSKMSGQRIAVTSSAGFDAQTIRQHGIRETPDVSAFAALDTHQLTVLTWHYHDDDVAGPEAAVALKLDHLPASVTHATLTQYRIDNDHANSYTAWQRLGSPQEPTPEQYAQLEKAGKLTAIGAPEKITTQDGRATIQLKLPRQAVALLVLKWD, from the coding sequence ATGAAAAAATTTGCCGCCGTCCTCGTGGCCCTGTCTTTTTTTCTCCAGCAAACTTTCGCCGCCGATCCCGCCGAATTTCCCGTCACCATCCACGTTGACGCCGCGCAGCCTCGCGGAGAACTCACGCCCATCTGGCGATTCTTCGGCTACGACGAGGCGAATTACACTTACATGACCGATGGCAAAAAACTTCTCACTGAACTTAGCCAGCTTGGCGCGCCGCAGGTTTACATTCGTTGTCATCACTTGCTGACGAGCGGCGACGGCGCGCCCGCGCTCAAGTGGAGTTCAACCGGCATTTACAGCGAGGACACGAATGGCAATCCCATTTACAACTGGACCATCGTTGATCGCATCTTCGACACTTATCTCGAACGCGGCCTCAAGCCATACGCGCAACTTGGTTTCATGCCGGAAGCATTGAGCACGCATCCGCAGGATTATCCGCACGATCCGCCAGCCAACGAACGCGCGCCCGTGGAGGCCGGCCAGGCTTATCCGCCAAAAGATTATGCGAAATGGGGCGAGCTTGCGTATCAATGGACGAAACATTGTGTCGAAAAGTATGGCGCGGGCGAAGTCGCGAAATGGTATTGGGAAGTTTGGAATGAGCCAAACATCGGCTACTGGCACGGTTCGCACGCGGATTATTTTCGGCTGTACGATTACGCCGTTGCCGGGGTGCGCCGAGCGTTGCCTTCTGCGCGAGTTGGCGGGCCCGAGACAGCGGGCGGACCGGGAGGAAAATTTCTTCGCGAATTTCTCGAGCATTGCGCGCGCGGCACCAATTATGTGGATGGCAAGATCGGCGCGCCGCTGGATTTTATTTCCTTTCACGCCAAGGGTTCACCCGTTTTCACCAATGACCACGTGCGCATGGGCATGGCGAATCAATTTAGAAATATCAACGACGCTTTCGCGGTCATCGCATCGTTTCCTGAATACAAAAAAACACCAATCGTGATTGGCGAATCTGATCCCGAAGGTTGCGCCGCCTGCCGCGAGCCGCGCGATGCCTACCGCAACGGAACGATGTATTCCAGTTACACCGCCGCGAGCTTTCCGCGTGAATACGACCTTGCCGCCGAGCATGGCGTGAATCTTTTGGGCGCGCTGACCTGGGCATTTGAATTTGAGGATCAACCGTACTTCGCAGGCTTTCGCGCATTGGCGAGTCACGGGCTGGATTTGCCAGTGCTGAATGTCTTCCGCATGTTCAGCAAAATGAGCGGTCAACGCATCGCGGTCACCAGCAGCGCTGGCTTTGATGCCCAGACCATCCGCCAGCACGGTATCCGCGAGACGCCTGATGTGTCCGCTTTCGCCGCCCTCGATACGCACCAACTCACCGTTCTCACGTGGCATTATCACGATGACGATGTTGCCGGGCCGGAAGCGGCGGTGGCGCTGAAGCTCGATCATCTTCCGGCTTCCGTCACTCACGCCACACTCACGCAATACCGCATAGACAATGACCACGCCAATTCCTACACCGCATGGCAGCGCCTGGGTTCGCCGCAAGAACCTACGCCGGAACAATACGCCCAACTCGAAAAAGCCGGAAAACTCACCGCCATCGGCGCGCCGGAAAAAATTACGACGCAAGACGGTCGTGCGACCATCCAACTAAAGCTTCCCCGGCAGGCGGTCGCACTTCTGGTTCTCAAGTGGGATTAG
- the purH gene encoding bifunctional phosphoribosylaminoimidazolecarboxamide formyltransferase/IMP cyclohydrolase, which translates to MAKIQRALLSVSDKTGLIPLAQSLLAAGVQLISTGGTAKALRDAGLAVMELSAYTGFPEMMDGRVKTLHPKIHGGLLFIRGNAQHEAAAKTNGIEPIDLVVVNLYPFEQTVAKPGVKLHEAIENIDIGGPSMLRSAAKNHDSVTVVVDPADYAEVGRQISESGEVTLETRRKLAAKVFARTAQYDAAIATHLAKEFEPATAALPASLTIQAPRVQVLRYGENPHQAAALYGRFSDYFQQLHGKELSYNNILDLTAAASLIAEFEDEPPTLAILKHMNPCGVGQGAELREAWDKAFATDKQAPFGGIIAVNQPLDLPCAEAIAEIFSEVIIAPDFSAEALTLLQKKKSLRLLKVLKSPLAAQARDIRSVGADSFLLQERDLKTTGAGDLKIVTKRQPTAAELQAMLFGWRIVKHVKSNAILYAAADRTLGVGAGQMSRVDASRIAVWKAGEAKLPLKGSVVCSDAFFPFPDGLIAAAEAGATAAIQPGGSVRDAEVIAAADERNLAMAFTGTRHFRH; encoded by the coding sequence ATGGCAAAGATTCAACGCGCGTTACTTTCGGTGTCGGACAAAACCGGGCTTATCCCGCTGGCGCAATCATTACTCGCCGCCGGTGTGCAACTTATTTCAACCGGCGGCACCGCCAAAGCCCTGCGCGATGCCGGGCTCGCCGTGATGGAATTGAGCGCATACACCGGTTTTCCCGAAATGATGGATGGCCGCGTGAAAACTTTGCATCCCAAAATTCACGGCGGACTCCTGTTCATCCGCGGCAACGCGCAACACGAAGCGGCGGCGAAAACCAACGGCATCGAGCCGATAGATCTCGTGGTGGTTAATCTTTATCCGTTCGAGCAAACGGTCGCGAAGCCCGGCGTGAAGTTGCATGAAGCGATTGAGAATATTGACATCGGCGGACCCTCGATGTTGCGCAGCGCGGCAAAAAATCACGACAGCGTGACGGTGGTGGTGGACCCGGCGGACTATGCCGAGGTCGGGCGGCAGATTTCCGAGTCGGGAGAGGTGACGCTGGAAACGCGCCGCAAATTGGCGGCCAAAGTTTTTGCGCGCACGGCTCAATACGACGCGGCGATCGCAACGCATCTGGCGAAGGAATTTGAACCTGCCACGGCGGCGCTGCCGGCATCGCTCACGATCCAGGCGCCGCGCGTTCAAGTGCTGCGTTACGGCGAGAACCCGCATCAGGCGGCGGCGCTTTACGGACGCTTTTCCGATTATTTCCAGCAGCTTCACGGCAAGGAACTTTCCTATAACAACATTTTGGATCTTACGGCGGCGGCAAGTTTAATCGCGGAATTTGAAGATGAACCCCCGACGCTCGCGATCCTCAAGCACATGAACCCTTGCGGCGTGGGACAGGGCGCAGAGTTGCGCGAAGCATGGGACAAGGCGTTCGCCACGGACAAGCAAGCGCCGTTTGGCGGCATCATTGCCGTGAATCAACCGCTCGACCTGCCCTGCGCGGAAGCGATTGCCGAAATTTTTAGCGAAGTGATCATCGCGCCGGATTTCAGCGCCGAGGCGCTCACGCTGTTGCAGAAGAAAAAAAGTTTGCGGCTGTTGAAAGTGTTGAAGAGTCCGCTGGCGGCGCAGGCGCGCGATATTCGCAGCGTGGGCGCGGATTCATTTCTGTTGCAGGAACGGGACCTGAAGACCACGGGCGCGGGAGATCTAAAAATTGTCACCAAACGGCAGCCAACGGCGGCGGAGTTACAGGCGATGCTTTTCGGCTGGCGCATCGTCAAACATGTGAAGTCAAACGCAATTCTCTACGCGGCGGCGGACCGCACGCTGGGCGTCGGGGCAGGACAGATGAGCCGGGTGGATGCCAGCCGCATTGCCGTATGGAAAGCCGGCGAGGCGAAGTTGCCGCTCAAAGGCAGCGTGGTTTGCAGCGACGCATTTTTTCCGTTCCCGGACGGCTTGATCGCGGCAGCGGAAGCGGGTGCGACGGCGGCGATTCAACCGGGCGGTTCGGTGCGGGATGCGGAGGTGATCGCGGCGGCAGATGAACGGAATCTGGCGATGGCGTTCACCGGCACGCGCCATTTCCGGCACTGA